One genomic region from Melioribacteraceae bacterium encodes:
- a CDS encoding right-handed parallel beta-helix repeat-containing protein: MKRIILFTLLILSNLFAQNIKEISKIGPATEQIDFSKYKEIYYVDCVKGSDKDGTGSIDKPLASVIYALEKVVGASAENRFAILVASGSYSGFTIVMKPFVDLYGGFQSGSWNREIKANKTLLDGQKMRRVVMGADNSCIDGFTIRNGLSKSHGGGILCDDTSPVISNCIIENNYVMEPDNFNYSRIHQNGNHGGGIACLYNSVPVIRNNIFYSNETSIGNGGGIAFYGWLRNDAAPPTKILSNRMEGGWQPLVANNIFINNTSGVNDWGRTRSSNGGAISCAYESRPVIENNLIICNQARGRSDAGGIYTENFSYPLIKGNWIVGNISDDDGGGIYTNHTGHALITHNFIAGNWTVGKGAGGVRLSKESRATVKDNIIVHNQTGGGVQSVDSYMELVNNIIMHNKGNVSLRYSNVFSYFVPSLIENNIILDNENKISIELKEGEKINFRRNNLNEKVDGSNNSYNPVEFENNEIKIEIDNYQYNPESYQTVVTIRTDTGRKDLTGRVFNSGDFWSVISKIEGNKIFMNGNVELRNPLKTGIILSDYKIRSAKK; encoded by the coding sequence ATGAAAAGAATAATATTATTTACACTATTAATCTTATCAAATCTTTTTGCTCAAAATATAAAAGAGATCTCGAAGATTGGCCCCGCAACGGAACAGATTGATTTTTCAAAGTATAAAGAGATTTATTATGTGGATTGCGTGAAGGGTTCTGATAAAGATGGAACCGGATCAATAGATAAACCATTGGCATCTGTTATCTACGCGCTCGAAAAAGTCGTTGGTGCATCAGCAGAAAACCGGTTCGCAATTCTTGTCGCATCCGGAAGTTATTCAGGGTTCACTATTGTTATGAAACCTTTTGTTGACCTTTACGGAGGATTTCAATCAGGATCATGGAACAGAGAAATTAAAGCAAATAAAACTCTTCTTGACGGACAGAAAATGCGGCGCGTTGTAATGGGCGCCGACAATTCCTGTATTGATGGATTTACAATAAGAAATGGACTCTCCAAATCGCACGGGGGCGGCATACTCTGTGACGACACATCACCTGTTATAAGCAACTGCATAATAGAAAATAATTATGTAATGGAACCCGATAATTTTAATTATAGCCGGATCCATCAGAACGGAAATCACGGCGGAGGAATTGCCTGCTTGTACAATTCGGTCCCTGTTATTCGTAATAATATTTTCTATAGTAACGAAACATCTATCGGCAATGGAGGCGGAATAGCATTTTATGGATGGTTGAGAAATGATGCTGCGCCTCCTACTAAAATTTTAAGTAATAGAATGGAAGGCGGATGGCAGCCGCTCGTTGCGAATAATATTTTCATAAATAACACTTCCGGCGTTAATGATTGGGGCCGGACACGAAGCAGCAATGGCGGTGCCATTTCATGCGCTTATGAATCGAGGCCTGTAATCGAAAACAATTTGATCATCTGTAATCAGGCAAGAGGGAGAAGCGATGCGGGAGGAATCTACACCGAAAACTTCTCGTATCCGTTAATTAAGGGTAATTGGATTGTAGGTAATATCTCCGATGACGACGGAGGAGGGATTTATACTAACCATACCGGTCATGCTTTGATTACGCACAATTTTATCGCCGGCAACTGGACTGTTGGAAAAGGTGCGGGCGGAGTTCGTTTGTCTAAAGAGAGTAGAGCAACTGTCAAAGATAATATTATTGTCCACAATCAAACCGGCGGCGGTGTTCAATCGGTCGATTCTTATATGGAATTAGTCAATAATATTATCATGCACAATAAGGGCAATGTAAGTCTGCGCTACAGCAATGTCTTCAGCTATTTTGTCCCTTCTCTTATTGAAAATAATATAATCCTCGATAATGAAAACAAAATTTCGATTGAACTGAAGGAAGGGGAAAAGATCAATTTTAGAAGAAATAATCTTAATGAAAAAGTTGACGGAAGTAATAATAGCTACAATCCGGTTGAATTTGAAAATAATGAGATCAAAATAGAAATAGATAATTATCAATACAACCCTGAATCTTATCAGACTGTTGTAACTATCCGGACAGATACGGGTAGAAAAGATTTAACTGGAAGAGTGTTCAACAGCGGTGATTTCTGGAGTGTGATATCAAAGATTGAGGGGAATAAAATTTTCATGAACGGTAATGTTGAACTGAGAAATCCGCTGAAAACCGGAATAATTCTATCAGACTATAAAATAAGATCGGCTAAGAAATAG
- a CDS encoding SDR family oxidoreductase translates to MNDLFNISGKIALVTGSARGIGLTLAKGLARAGCQVIINDRAKTRQNQTVSHLHKEGFTAFGSEFDVTHEDEVISHINTIEKEIGPISILVNNAGIQIRSPLEDFKLHDWQKIMDVNLTGAFIVSKAVAKYMIKRRAGKIINICSIQSELARPTIAPYTASKGGLKNLTKGMATDWGKYNIQSNGIAPGYFKTDMTKSLYEDEKFDSWLRSRTPANRWGDPEELVGTLVFLASGASDYVNGQIIYVDGGMLACV, encoded by the coding sequence ATGAATGATCTTTTTAATATCTCCGGTAAAATTGCTCTCGTTACAGGCTCGGCTCGCGGAATCGGATTAACACTTGCAAAAGGATTAGCGCGCGCCGGCTGTCAAGTGATTATTAATGACCGGGCGAAAACACGTCAGAATCAGACGGTAAGTCATCTCCATAAAGAGGGATTTACTGCGTTCGGTTCTGAGTTTGATGTAACTCATGAAGATGAAGTTATTTCTCATATTAATACTATTGAAAAAGAGATCGGGCCCATCTCAATCCTTGTTAACAATGCAGGCATTCAGATCCGCTCGCCGCTTGAGGACTTTAAACTTCACGACTGGCAGAAGATAATGGACGTTAATCTGACAGGCGCCTTTATCGTATCGAAAGCTGTTGCAAAATATATGATCAAAAGAAGGGCTGGTAAAATCATTAATATCTGTTCTATTCAAAGCGAGCTTGCGAGGCCTACCATCGCACCTTATACTGCCTCGAAAGGCGGATTGAAAAATTTAACTAAGGGAATGGCAACAGATTGGGGCAAATACAATATTCAGTCGAACGGAATTGCACCGGGGTATTTCAAAACTGATATGACCAAGTCCCTGTATGAAGATGAAAAATTTGATTCCTGGCTCAGGTCTAGAACTCCTGCAAACAGATGGGGCGATCCGGAAGAACTTGTCGGCACTCTCGTTTTTCTTGCTTCAGGCGCTTCCGATTACGTTAACGGTCAGATTATTTATGTAGACGGCGGCATGCTCGCTTGTGTTTGA
- the tkt gene encoding transketolase, whose product MDIGEIRILQKVAHTVRALSADAIEKQQSGHPGLPLGIAELGSYLFAKVMKHNPVNPSWVGRDRFILSAGHGSMLQYALLHLSGYQLSLNDIKNFRLLNSKTPGHPEYGVTAGVETTTGPLGQGIGAATGMAIAQKLLAARFGNELFSSKIYVLAGDGCMMEGISAECGSLAGNLGLNNLVIIYDSNDICLDGPTSECFNENIADRYEAYGFNVFTIDGYDFKEMERVFNLAKDEKIRPTLIIAKTIIGKHSPSRQGTSAAHGRFLGPEEMTAFKKSIGWSDTPFYIPDEVKKYFNSLKQTFAQYEEEWNSLYNRIILGDPEKSKLWRVFSERKLPENFEELIWNHEIGSDLPTRKYNESIIAKVAELLPYFISSSADVASVDLTWLPGNEIVNRDNWNRQQMKFGVREFCMAACAYGMQLHGMIQPAIGTFLVFSDYMRNAIRMSALMRQRVIYIFSHDSILIGQDGPTHQPVEHLMSLRLIPNLIMIRPGDENESKAAWAMAFQINDGPVALCFTRQPVDSSVKKYTNELAGEGLKRGAYLLYGNHNSHVNIEIFASGSEINPSFIAAQKLETEGYSVRLISVPSWELFDRQDDEYKKFILDCKANLKVSVEAGVGLGWQKFVGQNGLIISQETYGASAPEPVMAEHFGFTADKIFKKIIDSFNTVVKQIAV is encoded by the coding sequence ATGGATATTGGTGAAATAAGAATTCTTCAGAAGGTAGCACATACAGTACGAGCTCTTTCTGCCGACGCAATTGAAAAGCAGCAGTCCGGTCATCCCGGACTGCCGCTTGGCATTGCTGAACTCGGATCGTATCTCTTTGCAAAAGTGATGAAACATAATCCGGTTAATCCGTCCTGGGTGGGAAGAGACCGGTTTATTCTCTCTGCCGGTCACGGTTCCATGCTTCAATATGCGCTCCTTCATTTATCCGGTTATCAACTTAGTCTCAATGACATAAAGAATTTTCGCCTGCTTAATTCCAAAACACCCGGTCACCCTGAATATGGTGTAACTGCTGGAGTAGAAACAACTACCGGTCCGCTTGGACAGGGTATTGGAGCTGCAACCGGAATGGCGATTGCTCAAAAATTATTGGCTGCCCGGTTCGGGAATGAATTGTTTTCTTCAAAAATATATGTCCTTGCAGGTGACGGATGTATGATGGAAGGAATAAGTGCTGAATGCGGAAGTCTTGCTGGAAATCTTGGTCTTAATAATTTGGTGATCATTTATGATTCAAATGACATTTGTCTTGATGGACCTACAAGCGAATGCTTCAATGAAAATATCGCAGATCGTTATGAAGCCTACGGATTCAATGTCTTCACAATCGATGGCTACGACTTCAAAGAAATGGAACGGGTTTTTAATCTGGCTAAAGATGAAAAGATTAGACCTACACTAATAATTGCAAAAACTATTATAGGTAAGCATTCTCCATCCCGACAGGGTACATCAGCTGCTCATGGCAGATTTCTCGGACCGGAAGAAATGACTGCGTTTAAGAAATCGATCGGCTGGTCCGATACTCCCTTCTATATCCCTGATGAAGTGAAAAAGTATTTTAATAGCCTGAAACAAACCTTTGCTCAATATGAAGAGGAATGGAATAGTCTTTATAATAGAATAATACTCGGCGACCCTGAAAAATCGAAACTGTGGCGTGTGTTCTCTGAAAGAAAACTGCCGGAGAATTTTGAAGAATTAATCTGGAACCATGAGATCGGATCAGATCTTCCTACAAGAAAATATAATGAATCGATCATTGCCAAAGTGGCTGAGCTGCTTCCTTATTTTATTTCAAGTTCGGCTGATGTTGCAAGTGTTGATCTTACATGGCTTCCCGGAAATGAAATCGTCAATCGTGATAACTGGAACCGTCAGCAGATGAAGTTCGGCGTTAGAGAGTTTTGTATGGCCGCATGTGCTTATGGTATGCAGCTCCACGGAATGATCCAACCTGCGATAGGTACTTTCCTTGTCTTTTCCGATTACATGAGGAATGCTATCAGGATGAGTGCCCTGATGCGGCAGAGGGTTATCTACATTTTCTCTCACGATTCAATCTTAATTGGTCAGGATGGACCGACTCATCAGCCGGTTGAGCATCTTATGTCGCTCCGCTTGATCCCCAATCTTATAATGATCAGACCCGGCGACGAAAACGAATCTAAAGCAGCCTGGGCTATGGCTTTTCAGATTAATGACGGTCCGGTTGCTTTGTGTTTTACCAGGCAGCCTGTCGATTCATCAGTAAAAAAATATACAAATGAACTGGCGGGAGAGGGCCTTAAGCGCGGGGCTTATCTTCTATATGGAAATCATAACAGTCATGTGAATATTGAAATATTCGCTTCAGGCTCGGAAATTAATCCTTCCTTCATTGCAGCTCAGAAACTGGAAACTGAAGGATACAGTGTTAGACTTATTTCGGTTCCCAGCTGGGAATTATTTGACCGGCAGGATGATGAGTACAAAAAATTTATTCTCGATTGTAAAGCCAATCTTAAAGTAAGTGTCGAGGCGGGTGTCGGTCTCGGCTGGCAGAAGTTTGTTGGACAGAACGGACTGATTATTTCCCAGGAAACTTACGGTGCCTCGGCACCCGAACCTGTTATGGCTGAACATTTCGGATTTACCGCCGATAAAATTTTTAAAAAAATTATTGATTCCTTTAACACAGTAGTTAAACAAATTGCGGTCTGA
- a CDS encoding sodium/solute symporter (Members of the Solute:Sodium Symporter (SSS), TC 2.A.21 as described in tcdb.org, catalyze solute:Na+ symport. Known solutes for members of the family include sugars, amino acids, nucleosides, inositols, vitamins, urea or anions, depending on the system.), which produces MQNVGFTTTDMIIALVYVFGIIGVGIYFSRQQKSAKDFLMANRSMSWLPVGLSLMATLTSAVGYMSYPAGAFKGGLILAWMAMSIPLSFPLVVYVFMPFYHKLKVYTAYEYLEKRFNDKVRALASIIFIIWRITWMAAVIYVPSLVLNVVSDGRIPMAPSIIVMGFIATVKTALGGVKAVMWGDVIHSFVMFIGLFLAIFLVFQAVPGGFTEVWNTLVEGGKTKMTGTMPGFEDAGFFGKIHLYLITDFTVISLIVTYTVQKMGNYCVDQAMVQRYITAKSLKESQKGFYANAGAYLLYIALVTSIGAGLYAVAKHLQFPEGMPIDNYFPYFIANVMPVGVTGIMVAAIYAASLSSLDGGINSITTAILNDFYARYKLKQHNLEIGEDSDAEKARRLRISRISTIFIGIAITFFAFFVGLLGDIFTYSQKLINMFTGPLFGVFILGMFTKRATAPGVLIGGLVGFIMGSLMVFAKNLHIDALSVGVLWPAALSFFITVILGYGLSIFMGKNSTEALNYTRKNVMLNKDL; this is translated from the coding sequence ATGCAAAATGTTGGTTTTACAACTACGGATATGATTATTGCGCTTGTATATGTCTTTGGCATAATAGGAGTGGGAATTTATTTCTCCCGCCAGCAAAAATCTGCCAAAGATTTTTTAATGGCTAACAGAAGCATGAGCTGGCTTCCGGTTGGTCTCTCCCTTATGGCAACTCTTACAAGTGCTGTTGGATATATGTCCTATCCTGCCGGAGCGTTTAAGGGAGGATTAATTCTGGCGTGGATGGCAATGTCGATTCCGCTTTCTTTCCCGCTTGTCGTATATGTATTCATGCCTTTCTATCATAAACTGAAAGTATATACAGCCTACGAGTATCTTGAAAAAAGATTCAATGACAAAGTCCGAGCGCTTGCAAGTATTATCTTTATTATCTGGAGAATTACTTGGATGGCAGCGGTAATTTATGTCCCATCATTAGTGCTAAATGTTGTATCCGATGGTAGAATTCCGATGGCTCCTTCTATAATTGTAATGGGATTTATCGCTACAGTTAAGACAGCGCTTGGTGGTGTAAAAGCTGTTATGTGGGGCGATGTTATTCACTCGTTTGTAATGTTTATCGGATTGTTCTTGGCAATATTTTTAGTTTTTCAAGCAGTACCGGGCGGATTTACCGAAGTTTGGAATACACTTGTTGAAGGTGGAAAAACTAAAATGACCGGCACAATGCCTGGATTTGAAGATGCGGGTTTCTTTGGTAAAATTCATTTGTACCTAATCACCGACTTCACGGTAATATCATTAATTGTTACTTATACTGTTCAGAAAATGGGTAACTATTGTGTCGATCAGGCGATGGTTCAAAGATATATAACTGCAAAGTCGCTTAAGGAAAGTCAAAAAGGATTTTATGCTAACGCAGGCGCCTATTTATTATATATCGCTCTGGTTACTTCTATTGGAGCCGGATTATATGCTGTTGCAAAACATCTTCAGTTCCCGGAAGGTATGCCGATCGATAATTATTTCCCGTATTTCATTGCTAACGTAATGCCGGTTGGAGTTACCGGAATTATGGTTGCCGCAATTTATGCTGCTTCACTTTCAAGTCTTGATGGCGGAATTAATTCTATCACTACAGCAATACTTAATGATTTCTATGCACGCTATAAACTAAAACAGCATAACCTCGAAATCGGAGAGGACTCGGATGCAGAGAAAGCACGCCGCTTGAGGATTTCCAGAATATCAACAATCTTTATCGGCATTGCAATTACATTCTTCGCATTCTTTGTAGGATTGCTAGGTGATATCTTTACATATTCGCAGAAACTAATAAACATGTTTACCGGCCCGCTATTCGGTGTGTTTATTCTTGGAATGTTTACAAAGCGCGCAACAGCACCCGGCGTATTAATTGGAGGATTGGTTGGATTCATTATGGGTTCCTTAATGGTGTTTGCAAAAAATCTTCACATTGATGCATTATCTGTTGGAGTTCTTTGGCCGGCAGCGCTGTCATTCTTTATTACGGTCATACTTGGTTACGGTTTAAGCATATTTATGGGCAAAAATAGTACCGAGGCGCTTAATTATACCCGTAAAAATGTTATGCTGAATAAAGATTTATAA